The Planctomycetota bacterium genome has a segment encoding these proteins:
- a CDS encoding GNAT family N-acetyltransferase, which yields MESERNHLGQGVGCSLPNWAPPALPPRRPMVGQWCRLEPLDLDRHADALFAADAADTDGRSWTYLAYGPFGDLPNYRVWMEANCRGDDPLFFAVIPTADNRPAGLVSYLRIAPATGSIEVGHLHYSPQLQRSPAATEAMYLMMRWAFEAGYRRYEWKCDALNAASRAAAQRLGLSFEGIFRQATVYKGRNRDTAWYATIDAEWPALRDAFEKWLDPSNFDEQGQQRSRLSDLTRPILKQLG from the coding sequence ATGGAATCTGAACGCAATCACCTGGGACAGGGCGTCGGTTGCTCCTTGCCGAATTGGGCGCCACCTGCGCTGCCGCCACGTCGGCCGATGGTGGGCCAGTGGTGTCGGCTGGAACCGCTTGACCTTGACCGTCATGCGGATGCGTTGTTCGCGGCGGACGCGGCCGATACGGACGGGCGGAGTTGGACCTATCTGGCCTACGGCCCGTTCGGCGATTTGCCGAACTATCGTGTCTGGATGGAAGCAAACTGCCGAGGGGACGACCCGCTGTTCTTTGCGGTTATCCCCACGGCCGACAATCGGCCGGCGGGTCTGGTGAGTTATCTGCGGATTGCGCCGGCCACTGGTTCCATCGAAGTGGGGCATCTCCACTACTCGCCGCAGCTCCAGCGGAGCCCTGCCGCGACCGAAGCCATGTACCTGATGATGCGATGGGCGTTCGAGGCCGGCTACCGACGCTACGAATGGAAATGCGACGCGCTGAACGCGGCGTCGCGGGCCGCGGCGCAGCGGCTGGGCCTGTCGTTCGAGGGAATCTTCCGACAAGCGACGGTTTACAAGGGGCGCAACCGCGATACTGCCTGGTACGCGACAATCGACGCCGAGTGGCCGGCGCTGCGCGACGCCTTCGAGAAATGGCTCGATCCCAGCAACTTCGACGAGCAAGGCCAGCAGCGAAGCCGCTTGTCGGACTTAACCCGGCCCATTCTCAAACAACTCGGCTGA
- the purH gene encoding bifunctional phosphoribosylaminoimidazolecarboxamide formyltransferase/IMP cyclohydrolase, which translates to MDPNIERALISVSDKTGLDTLARRLAARGVELYSTGGTRKFLESLGLTVYDVAAYTGFPEMMDGRIKTLHPKIHGGILARRDNPEDLAAMREHGIRGFELLVVNLYPFAATVAKPGVTDAECIENIDIGGPSLIRAAAKNHAFITVVTEPGQYSAVADAVDSTGATTYELRRQFAAVAFANTAKYDGMIAGWFARSSGEAFPQQLSLSFERRDTLRYGENPHQQAALYAEPTAASDTLVNAQKLNGKELSYNNLLDLDSALAIVRALPGPAVSVIKHNNPCGAAEAERLADAARRALDGDPVSAFGSVLGINRPVDVATAEELSVPGQFIEAIVAPSFEPAALELLTTKPKWKANVRLIAVGKLSPAAPCWDFRRVVGGLLVQSADNLADDTNGWKVVTSRAPDDAQLRELRFGWELVRHVKSNAIVVSRDRALAGVGAGQMSRVDSVKIALEKAGERAAGAILASDAFFPFADSIPLAAQAGVKAIIQPGGSKSDNDVIAACNELGLTMIFTGCRHFKH; encoded by the coding sequence ATGGACCCCAACATCGAACGGGCGCTGATCAGCGTCAGCGACAAGACCGGCCTCGACACCCTGGCGCGCCGGCTGGCCGCCCGCGGCGTCGAGTTGTACAGCACCGGCGGCACGCGCAAGTTCCTCGAATCGCTGGGCCTGACCGTCTACGACGTGGCCGCCTACACCGGCTTTCCCGAGATGATGGACGGTCGAATCAAAACACTGCATCCCAAGATTCATGGCGGCATTCTGGCCCGGCGTGACAACCCCGAAGACCTGGCCGCCATGCGCGAGCACGGCATCCGCGGGTTCGAGTTGCTGGTCGTCAACTTGTATCCCTTCGCGGCCACGGTGGCCAAGCCGGGCGTGACTGACGCCGAGTGCATCGAGAACATCGACATCGGCGGCCCATCGCTGATTCGGGCCGCGGCCAAGAATCACGCCTTCATCACCGTGGTCACCGAGCCAGGCCAATACAGCGCCGTGGCCGACGCGGTCGATTCGACCGGCGCGACGACGTACGAGTTGCGTCGTCAATTCGCCGCCGTCGCGTTCGCCAACACCGCCAAGTACGACGGCATGATCGCCGGATGGTTCGCGCGCAGCTCGGGCGAGGCATTCCCGCAACAACTCAGCTTGTCGTTTGAACGCCGCGACACGCTTCGTTATGGCGAGAACCCGCACCAGCAGGCGGCCTTGTATGCCGAGCCGACCGCGGCCAGCGACACGCTGGTCAACGCCCAAAAGCTGAACGGCAAGGAGCTGTCCTACAACAACCTGTTGGACCTGGACAGCGCGCTGGCGATTGTGCGCGCCTTGCCTGGTCCGGCGGTGTCGGTCATCAAACACAACAATCCGTGCGGCGCGGCCGAAGCCGAGCGCTTGGCCGATGCGGCGCGCCGCGCGCTCGACGGCGATCCGGTGAGCGCGTTTGGCTCGGTCCTGGGCATCAACCGGCCGGTCGACGTGGCCACGGCCGAGGAGCTGTCGGTTCCCGGGCAGTTCATCGAGGCGATTGTTGCCCCCTCGTTCGAGCCCGCGGCGCTGGAACTGCTGACCACCAAGCCCAAGTGGAAGGCCAACGTCCGCTTGATCGCCGTCGGCAAACTATCGCCCGCCGCGCCATGCTGGGACTTCCGCCGCGTGGTGGGCGGGCTGTTGGTTCAGTCGGCCGACAATCTTGCCGACGACACCAATGGCTGGAAAGTCGTCACCTCGCGGGCACCTGATGACGCACAGTTGCGCGAGCTGCGGTTCGGCTGGGAGCTGGTCCGGCATGTGAAATCGAACGCCATCGTGGTCAGCCGCGATCGGGCCCTGGCCGGCGTGGGCGCGGGCCAGATGAGTCGTGTCGATAGCGTGAAGATTGCCCTGGAAAAGGCGGGCGAACGTGCCGCGGGGGCCATCCTGGCGTCGGATGCGTTCTTTCCGTTCGCCGATTCGATTCCCTTGGCGGCCCAGGCTGGTGTGAAGGCGATCATTCAGCCCGGCGGATCCAAGAGCGACAACGACGTGATCGCGGCCTGCAACGAACTGGGGCTGACGATGATCTTCACCGGCTGCCGCCACTTCAAGCATTGA
- a CDS encoding beta-ketoacyl-[acyl-carrier-protein] synthase family protein, producing the protein MQVAASQRNSVVITGIGLIASVGRSRESVWKAIREGRSGVRWLAGLPSIPDGMLIGAPVDIETERPAQLKPIALAQHAANEALFDADLNWDAVNRDRFGCAISGHMGDTGWVNEKLQINPQTDPRAVPWWQQWLPNTACSEVANRFGLYGPRICHSTACASGLIEVVSAMRALEDDQCDLALAGSAEAFHPLFAAGFRAMRVLAEHTDPIQAARPFDRHRSGFVMGEGAAMFVLERLDHALARGAKIYAELLSGTMLADAFHVTGVEADSDSLARLIRTTIERADLSPSDVQYINAHGTGTQQNDVAEIRAIRRALGTRAAESACLSSNKSMLGHLVNAAGSVELALSTLALRDGFVPPTINLTDPDPECDLDCVPLFGRRRQVEVALKMSVAFGGHLAAVAMRRWPDIAALSDTEPAEGPRIYRVA; encoded by the coding sequence GTGCAAGTCGCTGCCAGCCAACGCAACTCGGTGGTCATCACCGGCATCGGACTGATCGCCTCGGTCGGCCGATCGCGCGAAAGCGTTTGGAAAGCGATCCGTGAAGGGCGCAGCGGCGTGCGCTGGCTGGCCGGGCTGCCGAGCATTCCCGATGGCATGTTGATCGGCGCTCCTGTCGACATCGAAACCGAACGTCCCGCCCAGCTCAAGCCGATTGCTCTGGCGCAACACGCGGCGAACGAAGCCTTGTTCGACGCCGATCTGAATTGGGACGCGGTCAATCGCGACCGGTTCGGTTGCGCCATCAGTGGGCACATGGGTGACACCGGCTGGGTCAATGAAAAGCTGCAAATCAATCCGCAAACCGACCCCCGCGCGGTTCCTTGGTGGCAGCAATGGCTGCCCAACACCGCCTGCTCCGAGGTGGCGAACCGGTTCGGACTCTATGGCCCACGCATCTGCCACTCGACCGCCTGCGCCAGCGGGCTGATCGAAGTTGTCTCGGCCATGCGCGCCTTGGAGGACGATCAGTGCGACCTGGCCCTGGCCGGCAGCGCCGAAGCGTTTCATCCGCTGTTTGCCGCCGGCTTTCGCGCCATGCGCGTGCTGGCCGAACATACGGATCCGATCCAGGCTGCCCGGCCCTTTGACCGACATCGCAGCGGCTTCGTGATGGGCGAAGGGGCGGCGATGTTCGTCCTTGAGCGGCTGGACCACGCCCTGGCGCGCGGCGCGAAGATTTACGCCGAGTTGCTCTCGGGCACGATGCTGGCCGACGCGTTCCACGTCACCGGCGTCGAAGCCGACAGTGACTCGCTGGCCCGACTGATCCGCACCACGATCGAGCGCGCCGATTTGTCGCCGAGCGACGTGCAATACATCAACGCCCACGGCACCGGCACCCAACAGAACGACGTGGCCGAGATTCGCGCCATTCGTCGCGCGCTGGGCACGCGAGCCGCCGAGTCTGCGTGCCTCAGCTCGAACAAGTCGATGCTCGGCCATCTGGTCAATGCGGCCGGCAGCGTCGAGTTGGCGTTGTCGACGTTGGCGCTGCGCGACGGGTTCGTGCCGCCGACGATCAACCTCACCGACCCAGACCCGGAATGCGATCTCGATTGCGTGCCGCTGTTCGGTCGTCGCCGCCAGGTGGAAGTGGCGCTGAAAATGTCGGTGGCGTTCGGTGGTCATCTGGCCGCCGTGGCCATGCGCCGCTGGCCCGACATCGCCGCCCTTTCCGATACCGAGCCCGCCGAAGGCCCGCGCATTTACCGCGTCGCCTAG
- a CDS encoding SpoIIE family protein phosphatase, with protein sequence MSRREPDHLRLYREQPAAPLSSDDVPVALHDFCRAFERATGWSLNYAPGDAPNARRQVPRGMGEPDGAIALGHFTLGIPDSSPDESSYVEGAEPLVDLDVASALATTVARLTNELLCTQRELRRSRAELAAGVPLVARPSDEAHLADRLEAVLRGGAQAVGCTSAALYLLDEQTAQLDLRSVWNLPYSRLAKQARTLADATADLEALCGHAVVLENQQAVEHWCPPEKCGAAICVPVSSATTPLGTLWLYCDATRGFSDAEVNIAEVVAGRLAADLEREMLLVAGKEQSVSSRQINAASTRQQDSLPRMTPRVEGWDLAAWTGQAAALGGDFHDWWLRGDDRLCVAVADALDGGFDAALASAALRATLRAFGSEDLEPAELMRRINQSLWRHSSGDQYASLFCAAIEPTSGQCDFSAAGQIGSALLGPDGFERLTAPCLALGIDPTASYLPREFMMTPGQVLVAVSDGVCDATNPAGTPWTMKGVAEALGGKLELPAEKLVALVRDRLEAFCDGPAADDCTVLVLKRD encoded by the coding sequence GTGTCGCGACGCGAGCCGGATCATTTGCGCCTCTATCGTGAACAGCCTGCCGCGCCGTTGTCGAGCGACGATGTGCCCGTGGCGCTGCATGACTTTTGCCGGGCCTTTGAACGGGCCACCGGCTGGTCATTGAACTATGCCCCGGGCGATGCGCCGAACGCGCGCCGCCAGGTTCCGCGCGGCATGGGCGAGCCGGACGGCGCGATTGCGCTCGGGCACTTCACGCTGGGCATTCCCGACTCGTCCCCCGACGAGAGCAGCTACGTCGAAGGGGCCGAGCCGCTGGTCGATCTGGACGTGGCCAGCGCGCTGGCCACGACGGTCGCGCGCTTGACGAACGAGCTGCTGTGTACCCAGCGCGAGCTGCGCCGCTCGCGAGCCGAATTGGCCGCCGGTGTGCCGCTGGTGGCGCGCCCCAGCGACGAAGCGCACCTGGCCGATCGACTGGAAGCGGTCCTGCGCGGGGGCGCGCAGGCTGTTGGCTGCACCTCGGCCGCGCTCTACCTGCTCGACGAGCAGACCGCGCAGTTGGACCTGCGCTCGGTGTGGAACCTGCCCTACTCGCGGCTGGCGAAGCAGGCCCGCACCCTGGCCGACGCCACGGCCGACCTCGAAGCGCTGTGCGGCCATGCCGTGGTGCTGGAAAACCAGCAAGCGGTCGAGCATTGGTGCCCCCCCGAGAAGTGCGGCGCGGCGATTTGCGTGCCGGTCTCGTCGGCCACGACGCCGCTGGGGACGTTGTGGCTGTACTGCGACGCCACGCGCGGCTTCAGCGACGCCGAAGTCAACATCGCCGAGGTCGTGGCCGGCCGCCTGGCCGCCGATCTCGAACGCGAAATGTTGCTGGTGGCCGGCAAGGAACAGTCGGTCTCCTCGCGCCAGATCAACGCCGCCAGCACCCGGCAGCAGGACAGCCTGCCGCGAATGACGCCGCGCGTCGAAGGGTGGGACCTCGCCGCTTGGACCGGGCAGGCCGCGGCGCTGGGGGGCGATTTCCATGACTGGTGGCTGCGGGGGGACGATCGGCTGTGTGTGGCCGTGGCCGATGCGCTCGACGGGGGCTTTGACGCGGCCTTGGCCAGCGCGGCACTGCGAGCGACGTTGCGGGCGTTTGGCAGCGAAGACCTCGAACCGGCGGAACTGATGCGGCGCATCAACCAGTCGCTGTGGCGTCACTCGTCTGGCGATCAATACGCCAGCTTGTTCTGTGCCGCCATCGAACCGACCAGCGGCCAGTGCGACTTTTCGGCCGCGGGGCAGATCGGCTCGGCGCTGCTAGGGCCCGACGGTTTCGAGCGCTTGACCGCGCCGTGCCTGGCGCTGGGGATCGACCCGACCGCGTCGTACTTGCCGCGCGAGTTCATGATGACGCCGGGGCAAGTGCTGGTCGCGGTTAGCGATGGCGTCTGCGACGCGACGAATCCGGCCGGCACGCCTTGGACGATGAAAGGCGTGGCCGAGGCGCTCGGCGGCAAGCTGGAACTGCCGGCCGAGAAGTTAGTAGCCCTGGTCCGCGATCGATTGGAAGCATTCTGCGACGGCCCGGCGGCCGACGACTGCACGGTGCTAGTGCTGAAGCGTGATTGA
- a CDS encoding elongation factor G, translated as MDLSRLRNIGISAHIDSGKTTLSERILFYAGRIHRINEVKGDGDGATMDYMDLERERGITITSAATSLQWTDKAGNPHFVNLIDTPGHVDFTVEVERSLRVLDGAVLVLCAVGGVQSQSMTVDRQMKRYHVPRLAFINKMDRTGANHDRVVKQLREKLDCDAVLMQWPIGKEDNFLGMVDLITRQAYYFDGPKGETVRVEECPADLVETVNEQRQQMLESLAMYSDEMMELMLAEEDVPEELIHSVIRSATQSQSLTPVFLGTAYKNKGVQPLLDAVVRYLPSPLDRQVKAKSHENPDEAFELSPDPSRPFVGMAFKIVEDTYGQLTFMRIYQGTVNKGDMHYNQRTGQKQRFSRIVRMHADKREEIDSACAGDIVAIMGIDCASGDTFAAETKYCALESMFVAEPVIKMAITPVNRDGADRLGKALHRFTKEDPTFRVNTDEETAETLIAGMGELHLEIYVERIRREYKVEVEVGAPKVSYRESPTKDIEYDHKRKKQTGGSGQYGHIKGKLECLPEDSAEQFVFEDNIVGGRIPKEYIPSVEKGFRACLAKGPLAGYPLVGLKAVLEDGSYHDVDSSDMAFQLTAQECFREYFMKMKPALLEPIMKVEVEVPNQFQGPVVGELNSRRGMIVSTDMQGNTCVIIAEVPLSETFGYSTDLRSLTQGQGTFTMEFSKYRRMPASLQETIVAEKKKAQLVGAK; from the coding sequence ATGGATCTGTCGCGGTTACGTAACATCGGGATTTCGGCTCACATCGACTCGGGTAAGACCACCTTGAGCGAGCGAATCCTGTTCTACGCGGGTCGCATTCACCGCATTAACGAAGTGAAGGGTGACGGCGACGGCGCGACCATGGACTATATGGACCTGGAACGCGAGCGCGGCATCACGATCACCAGCGCCGCCACCAGCTTGCAATGGACCGACAAGGCCGGCAACCCGCACTTCGTCAATCTGATCGACACCCCGGGCCACGTCGACTTCACGGTCGAGGTCGAACGCAGCTTGCGCGTGTTGGACGGCGCCGTGCTGGTGCTGTGCGCCGTGGGCGGCGTGCAAAGCCAGTCGATGACGGTCGACCGCCAGATGAAGCGTTACCACGTGCCCCGGTTGGCGTTCATCAACAAGATGGACCGTACCGGCGCCAATCACGATCGCGTCGTCAAGCAGTTGCGTGAAAAGCTCGATTGCGACGCCGTGCTCATGCAATGGCCCATCGGCAAGGAAGACAACTTCCTCGGCATGGTCGATCTGATCACGCGCCAGGCGTATTACTTTGACGGCCCCAAGGGTGAAACCGTCCGGGTCGAGGAATGTCCCGCGGACCTGGTCGAAACCGTCAATGAACAACGGCAGCAGATGCTCGAATCGCTGGCCATGTACAGCGACGAGATGATGGAACTGATGCTGGCCGAAGAAGACGTGCCCGAAGAGTTGATCCACTCGGTCATTCGCTCGGCCACGCAAAGCCAGAGCCTGACGCCGGTGTTCCTGGGGACCGCTTACAAGAACAAGGGTGTGCAGCCGCTGCTGGACGCCGTGGTCCGCTACTTGCCTTCGCCGCTGGATCGGCAAGTGAAGGCCAAGAGCCACGAGAATCCGGACGAAGCGTTCGAGTTGTCGCCAGACCCGTCGCGGCCGTTCGTGGGCATGGCGTTCAAGATCGTGGAAGACACCTACGGTCAGTTGACGTTCATGCGCATTTACCAGGGGACCGTCAACAAGGGTGACATGCACTACAACCAACGCACCGGCCAGAAACAGCGCTTCAGCCGCATCGTGCGGATGCACGCCGACAAGCGCGAGGAAATCGACTCGGCCTGCGCCGGCGACATCGTGGCGATCATGGGCATCGACTGCGCCAGCGGCGATACCTTTGCCGCCGAGACCAAGTACTGTGCGCTGGAAAGCATGTTCGTCGCCGAGCCGGTGATCAAGATGGCCATCACCCCGGTGAACCGCGACGGCGCGGATCGCTTGGGCAAGGCCTTGCACCGCTTTACCAAGGAAGACCCGACCTTCCGTGTGAACACCGACGAAGAGACGGCCGAGACGCTGATCGCCGGGATGGGCGAGCTGCACTTGGAAATCTACGTTGAGCGCATTCGCCGCGAATACAAGGTCGAAGTCGAAGTCGGCGCTCCCAAGGTCAGCTACCGCGAGTCGCCGACCAAGGACATCGAGTACGACCACAAGCGCAAGAAGCAGACCGGTGGTTCGGGCCAGTACGGTCACATCAAGGGGAAGCTCGAATGCTTACCGGAAGACTCGGCCGAGCAATTCGTGTTTGAAGACAACATCGTCGGCGGCCGCATTCCGAAGGAATATATTCCCTCGGTCGAAAAGGGCTTCCGCGCGTGCCTGGCCAAGGGTCCCTTGGCCGGCTATCCGCTGGTCGGCCTGAAGGCCGTGCTCGAGGACGGCTCGTACCACGACGTCGACAGCTCGGACATGGCGTTCCAATTGACCGCGCAAGAGTGCTTCCGCGAATACTTCATGAAGATGAAGCCGGCGCTGCTCGAACCGATCATGAAGGTCGAAGTCGAAGTGCCGAACCAGTTCCAAGGTCCGGTCGTCGGCGAATTGAACAGCCGCCGCGGCATGATCGTGTCGACCGACATGCAGGGGAACACCTGCGTGATCATCGCCGAAGTGCCGCTGTCGGAAACATTCGGCTACTCGACCGACTTGCGCAGCCTGACGCAAGGGCAGGGGACGTTCACGATGGAATTCTCGAAGTACCGCCGCATGCCGGCGAGCCTCCAGGAAACGATCGTGGCCGAGAAGAAGAAGGCCCAACTGGTCGGCGCGAAGTAA